In [Mycobacterium] stephanolepidis, the genomic window CTGCGCATACACTTCGAGCCCGAGACCCTGACACTCGAACAGGCACAGCAGGCCAAGATCGACCTCGCACTGGGAAAGTTGGGCCTGGAACCCGGGATGACCCTGCTGGACGTGGGCTGTGGATGGGGCGCCACGCTGAGACGCGCCCTCGAACACTACGACGTCAACGTCATCGGCCTCACCCTCAGTAAAAATCAATTCACGCATGTCACCAACCTTCTCGACTCCGTCGAGAGTTCGCGTACCCACGAGGTGCGACTGGCCGGGTGGGAGGAGTTCGACGGCGCCGTAGACCGAATAGTCAGCATCGGCGCCTTCGAGCATTTCGGCCACGAACGGTACGACAGCTTCTTCTCGATGGCCCATCAGATACTGCCGGATGACGGAAAGATGTTGCTACACACCATCGTCAGCTATCACCCCGAGGAATTGAAGCGGATGGGCATTCCGCTATTGATGTCGCGGGTCCGATTCATGCACTTCATGATGACCGAGATATTCCCGGTGGCCGTTTACCTTCCGTCCCGATGGTGGATCAGCATGCCGCACTCGCGGACTTCCGCATAACGCGCCACCAGTGCCTGCAACCGCACTATGCGCGCACCCTGGACTGCTGGGCCGACAACCTCGTCGCGCATAAGGATGAAGCGATTTCCCTTCAGTCACAAGAGGTTTACGATAGGTACATCAAGTACCTCACGGGTTGTGCCGATGCCTTCCGGGAAGGCTGGATCGACGTCGTTCAGTTCACCTGCGAGAAGTAGGAGTCGACGAGTCCCTGGACCGCGCCGACCGCCAGCTCCTTGTCGACGGGCACCAGCCCGATACGGGTGCGACGATCAAGAATGTCATCGGTATCGAGTGCACCCTCATGGGTGAGCGCGAACTCAACCTGTTCGCGGGTGATGTCGACACCGTTAACCAACGGCGTACCAACAGAACCCGGCCAGTCATCGACCACCGCCAGGTTCTGTGTCACACACTCCGAAGCCGCAAGCGGCCGGCGTTCCAGGCCCGCGTCCAACGCGTCCTGGGCCATCTTGCGATAGGTGGTCAGCTTGCCGCCCACCACGCTGACGACACCCGAATCCGATACCCGGACCGCGTGCTTACGGGACAGGTCGGCGGTCGCGGAGTCATCCCCGTCAAGCAGTGGCCGCAGCCCCGCGAACCGCCCCGCCACGTCGGATTCGGACAGTGATGTCTGCAGCACCGTGTTCACGGTGTCGAGGAGGAATTGCTCTTCGGCCGCCGACGGTTCGGCCACATCCGGTACCGGGCCGGGTGCCGGTTCGTCGGTGAGGCCGAGGTATACCCGATCGTGAATGGCGGGTAGCGCGAACACGAAACGGTTGATCGTCCCGGGCACCGGAACGGTGAGGGCCGCGGTAAGTCCGCCGAAGCCGGCGGCCCGGAAGACCAGGTGTGTGCCGCGGCTAGGACGCAGCTTGATGTCATGATCGACTTGGCCGGCCCATACCCCGGCGGCGTTGATAACCAAACCAGCCTGCACCCGGGTGGTATTGCCGGTCAGCCGGTCGCGAAGCACCGCACCGTCGCCGGTGACCTCCTCGGCGGAGACACGGGTGAGGATCCGGGCGCCCAGTCCGGCTGCGGTGCGCGCGATCGACACCACCAACCGCGCATCGTCGACGAGCTGCCCGTCGAATGCCATCAGGCCACCGCGAAGCCCATTGCGCCGCACAGTTGGGGCACGGCGGATCACTTCGCCCGCGTCGATGGCGCGTGAGCGCGGCAGCACGTCGGCCGAGGTGTGCGCGAGTTTGCGTAGCCCATCCCCCGCCACGAATCCCACCCGCACCAGCGTCCGGCTGAACATGCTCACCGCCGGGTGTAACGGAACAACCTGCGCGAGAGGGTGAATGAGGTGCGGGGCGGTACGCGTCATCAGGATGTGCCGCTCGATCGCGCTCTCCCGGGCAATACCCACCTGGCCCGAAGCAAGGTAGCGCAATCCCCCGTGGACCAGCTTCGAACTGAATCTGCTTGTCCCGAAGGCCAGATCATGCTTTTCGACCAGGGTGACCCGCAGGCCCCGGCTCGCTGCGTCCAGTGCCACCCCGACACCGGTGATACCGCCGCCGATGACGAGGACGTCAACCGGAGCGCCACCGGCCAGCGCCGCAAGATCGGCGCCGCGTCGCGTGCTGTTGAGCTGGGTTGTCATGAATTCTCCTAGGGGGCAGATCAAGCCTTGAGATATCCGTCGATGGCAGTGGCCAATTCGTGTACAAGTTCGTCCGGCGA contains:
- a CDS encoding glycerol-3-phosphate dehydrogenase/oxidase, with the translated sequence MTTQLNSTRRGADLAALAGGAPVDVLVIGGGITGVGVALDAASRGLRVTLVEKHDLAFGTSRFSSKLVHGGLRYLASGQVGIARESAIERHILMTRTAPHLIHPLAQVVPLHPAVSMFSRTLVRVGFVAGDGLRKLAHTSADVLPRSRAIDAGEVIRRAPTVRRNGLRGGLMAFDGQLVDDARLVVSIARTAAGLGARILTRVSAEEVTGDGAVLRDRLTGNTTRVQAGLVINAAGVWAGQVDHDIKLRPSRGTHLVFRAAGFGGLTAALTVPVPGTINRFVFALPAIHDRVYLGLTDEPAPGPVPDVAEPSAAEEQFLLDTVNTVLQTSLSESDVAGRFAGLRPLLDGDDSATADLSRKHAVRVSDSGVVSVVGGKLTTYRKMAQDALDAGLERRPLAASECVTQNLAVVDDWPGSVGTPLVNGVDITREQVEFALTHEGALDTDDILDRRTRIGLVPVDKELAVGAVQGLVDSYFSQVN